A DNA window from Flavobacteriales bacterium contains the following coding sequences:
- a CDS encoding RNA-binding S4 domain-containing protein, which translates to MEFELNGHEYIELNNLLKLLGLTETGGEANLRIDAGEVKVNGNTETRRRNKLRSGDVVEFDGEKITIV; encoded by the coding sequence ATGGAATTTGAATTAAACGGACACGAATACATTGAGCTGAACAACCTGCTCAAATTGCTGGGTCTAACCGAAACCGGCGGCGAAGCCAATCTCCGCATCGATGCCGGAGAAGTAAAAGTAAACGGCAACACCGAAACCCGCCGACGCAATAAACTCCGCAGTGGAGATGTAGTTGAATTTGACGGAGAGAAAATAACAATCGTTTGA
- a CDS encoding outer membrane protein transport protein, translating to MRKISLFILICWLCAPGVMAGGFQLNLQGQKQTGMAHTGTGLLSDASTVLFNPGGISLLDSGFHISAGTSLLFPRVTYLEPYPGNYSTETVHHIGTPFTFYATYKKAGSKLGFGLGVYTPFGSKQQWEDNWIGQFLIREIDLKTIFIQPTLSYALNENFSIGAGFVYATGSFGLRKGVPVQDSTGAYGEGNLNGKASGTGFNAGLYYKSNGGFSAGICFRSSLLAKISGGTAEFTVPNSLSSYFPSTSFNTQIRLPFVSTLGLGYSKEKWKFAVDINYVGWSSYDSLIIDFEQNTDKLADIHSVRNYKNSFIFRVGSQYKTSEKLDLRAGVYYDMTPVQDGYLTPETPDVNKIGITAGLSYRPISNLSIDASFLFIEGAQRSDVNLETGFAGTYKSRAFVPGVGIEYHF from the coding sequence ATGAGAAAGATTTCGCTGTTTATTCTTATTTGCTGGCTATGCGCACCGGGGGTGATGGCCGGTGGATTTCAATTGAATTTGCAAGGACAAAAACAAACGGGCATGGCGCATACCGGAACGGGTTTGCTTTCCGATGCTTCTACCGTGTTGTTTAATCCCGGAGGCATTTCCCTGCTCGATTCCGGTTTTCATATTAGTGCAGGAACAAGTTTACTTTTCCCTCGTGTAACCTATCTGGAACCTTATCCCGGAAATTACAGCACCGAAACGGTACATCACATCGGAACACCGTTTACCTTCTATGCAACATATAAAAAAGCCGGTTCAAAATTAGGGTTCGGACTGGGTGTGTATACGCCATTTGGAAGTAAACAGCAATGGGAGGACAATTGGATCGGACAATTTCTTATTCGGGAAATTGATTTAAAAACCATTTTCATTCAACCAACATTATCCTACGCCCTCAATGAAAATTTTAGTATTGGAGCAGGCTTTGTTTATGCTACCGGATCCTTCGGCTTGCGAAAAGGAGTTCCCGTTCAGGACAGCACAGGCGCTTATGGCGAAGGAAACTTAAATGGCAAAGCATCAGGAACTGGGTTTAACGCTGGATTGTATTACAAAAGCAATGGCGGATTTTCGGCCGGAATTTGTTTTCGTTCTTCGCTTCTTGCAAAAATCAGTGGAGGAACAGCAGAATTCACTGTGCCGAATTCACTTTCATCATACTTCCCAAGCACCAGCTTTAATACACAAATCCGACTACCCTTTGTAAGCACATTGGGACTCGGCTACTCAAAAGAAAAATGGAAGTTTGCTGTAGATATCAATTATGTGGGATGGTCCTCCTACGATTCGCTGATTATCGATTTTGAACAAAACACCGATAAACTAGCCGATATTCACTCTGTGAGAAATTATAAAAACAGTTTTATTTTTCGTGTGGGATCGCAATACAAAACCAGTGAAAAATTAGATCTGAGAGCGGGAGTGTATTACGACATGACGCCTGTACAAGATGGTTATCTTACACCGGAAACACCCGATGTAAATAAAATCGGAATCACCGCCGGATTAAGTTACCGGCCCATCTCCAACTTAAGTATCGATGCTTCATTTTTATTTATCGAAGGAGCACAACGCAGCGATGTAAATCTAGAAACCGGATTTGCCGGCACCTATAAATCCAGAGCATTCGTCCCCGGTGTGGGAATTGAATATCATTTTTAA
- a CDS encoding T9SS type A sorting domain-containing protein: protein MKKVLLTLLSFVALFTGAQAQCGQRFHDKIFVDSVSSNIQYGSNVTYQNSNQNLTLDIYFPKGDTDTDRPLIIMAHGGNFLGGSKTGSDVVPMCKDWAQMGYVVSSINYRVGMTNFPFPGPDSTDATEAVMRAVQDARAAVRFFRKSYENGNPYGIDTSKIFFAGVSAGGFMALHMAYLDEVSEFPSYIDTTGQYGLSGGLQGNSGNPGYSSEVKAIINICGALGDTAWIHAGDEPVMNFHGTNDQTVPFGSAEILLVGVYPLLQVDGSYSVDARVNQLGITNCFEIYEGQDHTPHVSNANYYDTTLNISRNFLAHFVCNETLNCSYGPTITAVSDIQDAGMFSAFPNPASEVIQLNMEGFNAQVNIQLFDINGKVIRNFNCSGNTATIYREQLPAGLYFIQVSDQDKTSSIKVIFE, encoded by the coding sequence ATGAAAAAAGTTCTACTCACTTTGTTAAGTTTCGTCGCCCTGTTTACAGGTGCGCAGGCGCAATGCGGACAACGCTTCCACGATAAAATTTTTGTGGATTCCGTTTCATCCAACATTCAATACGGTAGCAATGTCACCTACCAGAACAGCAATCAGAATTTAACGCTCGATATTTATTTCCCGAAGGGAGATACAGATACGGATCGTCCGCTAATCATTATGGCCCATGGCGGAAATTTTTTAGGTGGAAGTAAAACCGGATCGGATGTTGTGCCCATGTGTAAGGACTGGGCGCAAATGGGATATGTGGTTTCATCCATCAACTACCGGGTGGGAATGACCAATTTTCCTTTTCCGGGTCCCGACTCTACCGATGCCACCGAAGCAGTGATGCGTGCCGTACAGGATGCGCGTGCTGCGGTACGTTTTTTCCGTAAGAGTTACGAAAACGGAAATCCCTATGGAATCGACACTTCAAAAATATTTTTCGCCGGTGTTTCAGCAGGCGGATTTATGGCATTGCACATGGCCTACCTCGATGAAGTTTCAGAATTCCCCAGTTATATCGACACTACCGGTCAATACGGTTTATCCGGAGGATTACAAGGGAACAGCGGTAATCCGGGTTACTCTTCCGAAGTAAAAGCCATTATCAATATCTGTGGTGCATTAGGAGATACAGCATGGATTCACGCAGGTGATGAGCCGGTAATGAATTTTCACGGAACAAATGATCAAACCGTTCCTTTTGGTTCCGCCGAAATTTTATTAGTAGGTGTTTATCCCTTATTGCAGGTAGACGGAAGCTACTCCGTAGACGCAAGAGTGAATCAGTTAGGTATTACCAATTGCTTTGAAATTTACGAGGGACAAGACCACACGCCACATGTATCCAACGCAAATTATTACGACACCACATTAAACATCAGCCGCAATTTCCTGGCCCATTTTGTTTGCAACGAAACCTTGAACTGTTCTTACGGTCCAACCATCACAGCGGTGAGCGACATACAGGACGCAGGCATGTTTAGTGCATTTCCAAATCCTGCGAGTGAAGTAATTCAACTCAACATGGAAGGATTTAATGCACAGGTAAACATTCAACTGTTCGACATCAACGGAAAAGTGATTCGCAATTTTAATTGCAGTGGAAATACAGCCACTATTTACAGAGAACAATTACCGGCCGGATTGTATTTTATTCAGGTGAGCGACCAAGATAAAACATCCAGCATCAAAGTGATATTCGAATAA
- a CDS encoding T9SS type A sorting domain-containing protein, with the protein MKTIVFTLSMTLLSVFSFSQTENNQEQIIVPENNNNGSQSIDETIQPGGESTVYDPMKENRNANRAQQMEEGGETTVFDPLKNDKNEMRSMAQSNSELTEEDVVLYPNPAQDILMVQCNGQNPNSVEIYDLSGKLVLQQDTREIPGNQIRLQVDQLPRGAYVLLLRYNPITLAKKTVLF; encoded by the coding sequence ATGAAAACAATTGTATTTACGTTAAGCATGACACTTCTGAGCGTGTTCAGCTTTTCACAAACAGAAAATAATCAGGAGCAGATCATCGTTCCCGAAAACAATAATAACGGAAGTCAATCCATCGACGAAACCATTCAGCCCGGAGGAGAAAGTACTGTTTACGATCCCATGAAAGAAAACAGAAATGCAAACCGTGCACAACAAATGGAAGAAGGCGGAGAAACGACTGTATTCGATCCTCTTAAAAACGATAAAAATGAAATGAGAAGCATGGCGCAAAGCAATTCAGAACTTACGGAAGAAGATGTTGTTTTATACCCGAATCCCGCCCAGGATATTCTGATGGTGCAATGCAACGGTCAAAATCCGAATTCAGTGGAGATTTATGACCTCAGCGGTAAACTCGTTTTACAGCAGGACACCCGCGAGATTCCCGGGAACCAGATTCGCTTGCAGGTGGATCAGTTACCGCGCGGTGCTTATGTATTGCTTCTCCGATACAATCCCATCACTTTAGCTAAAAAGACCGTACTTTTTTAA